The following coding sequences lie in one Spea bombifrons isolate aSpeBom1 chromosome 5, aSpeBom1.2.pri, whole genome shotgun sequence genomic window:
- the KCNS2 gene encoding potassium voltage-gated channel subfamily S member 2: MTGERLEDLSGWHFEDTEITVNVGGYKKKLRYDTLLKFPDTRLGKLLGCQSKESILELCDDYDDAMNEFYFDRNPELFPYVLHFYNTGKLHVMGELCVFSFCQEIEYWGINEFFIDSCCSYSYHGRKVEPDQDQWEEKSEQESTTSSFDEILAFYHDASKFDRQPFGNIRRRLWLALDNPGYSVMSRVFSILSIIVVLGSIVTMCLNSLPDFQIVNANGSSEEDPRFEIVEHFGIAWFTLELVMRFAVSPDFRAFFKHPLNIIDFISIAPFYITLIVNLVVESSPALANLGRVAQVLRLMRIFRILKLARHSTGLRSLGATLKYSYKEVGLLLLYLSVGISIFSVVAYTIEKEENDGLATIPACWWWATVSMTTVGYGDVVPGTIAGKLTASACILAGILVVVLPITLIFNKFSHFYRRQRQLENAMRSCDFGDGVKEIPSVNLRDYYAHKVKALMANLSNMSKSTPSEQSLDCSLN, from the coding sequence ATGACAGGGGAGAGACTGGAGGATTTGTCTGGATGGCATTTTGAAGATACAGAAATAACTGTAAATGTTGGGGGGTACAAGAAGAAGCTAAGGTATGATACACTGTTAAAATTCCCAGACACCAGGTTGGGAAAACTGTTGGGTTGTCAATCAAAGGAATCCATCCTGGAACTGTGTGATGATTATGATGACGCAATGAATGAGTTTTACTTTGACAGAAACCCAGAGCTTTTCCCCTatgtgttacatttttacaatacGGGGAAACTCCACGTCATGGGAGAGCTTTGTGTGTTCTCCTTCTGTCAAGAGATCGAATACTGGGGGATAAATGAATTTTTTATAGACTCATGCTGTAGTTACAGCTATCATGGGAGAAAGGTTGAACCTGACCAGGACCAGTGGGAAGAAAAGAGTGAGCAGGAAAGCACTACATCATCTTTTGATGAGATTTTGGCTTTTTATCATGATGCTTCTAAGTTTGACAGGCAGCCTTTTGGAAACATCAGAAGAAGACTTTGGCTAGCTTTAGATAACCCAGGGTACTCGGTCATGAGCAGGGTATTTAGTATCCTTTCCATCATCGTGGTCCTTGGGTCTATTGTAACTATGTGCCTCAACAGTCTGCCAGACTTTCAAATTGTTAATGCCAATGGAAGTTCAGAGGAAGACCCGCGGTTTGAAATAGTGGAACATTTTGGCATTGCTTGGTTCACTCTTGAATTGGTCATGCGTTTTGCTGTATCTCCGGACTTCAGAGCTTTCTTCAAACACCCACTGAACATCATAGACTTCATATCGATTGCTCCTTTTTACATCACATTAATAGTCAACTTGGTGGTGGAAAGCAGCCCAGCTCTGGCAAATTTAGGCAGGGTAGCCCAAGTACTCAGACTTATGAGGATTTTCCGCATCCTAAAACTTGCCAGACATTCCACTGGCCTACGGTCTCTAGGAGCAACCTTAAAATACAGCTACAAGGAGGTTGGCTTGTTGCTGCTCTATCTGTCTGTCGGGATTTCCATATTTTCTGTGGTCGCTTACACCATTGAAAAGGAGGAGAATGACGGCTTAGCCACGATTCCAGCTTGCTGGTGGTGGGCTACAGTTAGCATGACCACAGTTGGTTATGGAGATGTCGTCCCAGGTACCATTGCAGGAAAATTAACAGCTTCAGCCTGTATCCTAGCTGGGATACTGGTAGTTGTGCTTCCCATCACTCTCATATTTAATAAGTTTTCCCATTTTTACAGAAGACAAAGGCAGTTAGAAAATGCTATGAGAAGCTGCGACTTTGGCGATGGAGTGAAAGAGATACCATCTGTAAATCTGAGGGATTACTATGCCCATAAAGTCAAAGCTTTGATGGCAAACCTCTCTAATATGAGCAAGAGTACTCCAAGTGAACAGAGTCTTGATTGCTCTCTGAACTAA